GGCCGCTGATCGTCGCGCCACACGCGTCTGAAGCGGTGGCCTCCCCGGGAATGACGAAGGCTCCCTCCGGGCCCGTGGCTTCCACGATGCGCTCGGCCGGACAGGTGATGACGGGGGCCGTGGTGTCGACGACGGTGACCGTGGCCGTGCAGGAGTCGCTCGACTGCCCGTCGGAAACCGTCAACGAGACGGAGTGGCTCCCCGGGCCGAACGGACCCGAGGGGGATTGGGTGAGGATGAGGGGCGAGGGCTGCTGATCCGGATCATGGCTTCCGTCATCCACGCTCGCCTGGGCGCTACAGGTGATGGCGCTGGCGCTGACGGTGACGTCCTTGCAGACAGCGACAGGCGGGACGTTGGTGGAGCAGGCCAGGCTGACGGGTGCGCTGCCGCTGTTGTTGGTCTCCACGCATTCGGTTTCCCGGCCGACGCCCGTGCCATCGTTGTCCGCCACGGCCCAGATCTCCGCGGTCCCGCCCGGGGCGGAGGCGAGCAAGAGGGTTGCGACCGCGCCATGGCCGGCGGTGAGCACGGAGGGGAGGGTGGCCACGCCCAGCAGCGTGCCGCCCGCGGTGGGATTGCCCAGGTAGAAGGCGACGGGCAGCCCGGCGGAGACGGCGGCATCCCCCTGATTGTAGACATGCGCGTTGAGACTGAGGGCTCCGGTCGTCCGGTCGCACCCGGCGCTGACCTCCGTCACCGTGACATCCGCGGCGGCAAAAGGATTGGTGGAGCCGGTGCCCTGGCTGTTGGAGCGGAAGGTATTGAGCCCGGGGGTCCGCCAGTTATCGATGGGGTGCGTGGGGACGGTGCCATCGTCGTTGATGTGGGTGACGGAATACGCGTGCTGGTTCCAGATGCGGCGGGTGTTCACCCAACCATCCGAGCGGTCGCGGAACACGCGGATGCCCGTGGCACCGGGGAAGCCGTAGTTGTTCGAGGCGACGACGATCTCCGCGTTGTCGTCACCATCCACGTCGACGATGAGCGGGTTCTCGTAGGTCGTCCCGGAGGCATGCTCCACGCTGAAGCGCACCGCGCCAGTCGCACCGTCATAGATGCGCAGGCGGACCTCGTCGGCGTAGACCACCTCCGCCTTCCCATCCCCTTCGAAGTCGAACGTGGACGACCCCGTCATGTTCGAGCTCCCGTCCTGGACGGGGCTGGACCACTTGATGGTGCCATTCGTTTCGAAGACGGTGTACCGCGTGGCGCCAGCCACACCGATCTCCGGCAGGCCGTCCGCGTCGAAGTCGGCGATGTTGGGCGCGCCACCGTTGCCGCCGCCGGGGAGGACCTGGGTCCAGAGCAGGGTGCAGTCGTCATCCATCAGCGAGACTCGACCGGCGGACACCACCACGACCTCTCCGTGGGGATCGCTGTCGAAGTTGGCCACGCCGGCCAGTCCATGCCCGATGTTCGTGTTCCTGCACTTGAGCGTGCCGTCATGGCGGTAGATGGCCCTGCCATTGACCACTTCCCGCAGGCCGTCACCGTCAATGTCCGCCGCGAACGAGATGGGACCGGTGGACTGGCCACCCATGCCATCCATCCCTGACCACTTCAGCACGCCCGTATTGCTGAAGACCTGGTTGCCGTTGATGATCTCCACGGTGCCATCGCCGTCCAGGTCCGAGAACGAGACGCCTCCCCAGTTGTTCAGCGTTCCCTCCGTCCGGAACTTGAAGGCGCCGGTGTTCTCGAAGCAGAGGATGCCGCCGCCACTCGATGGCATGGCGCACAGCTCCACCAGGCCGTCACCGTCGATGTCCGCGCCAGCCACGCTCGCGGCTCCCCGCACGCGCAGGGCCGGGTCCGTCACGGTCCACAGTTCGCTGCCGTCCGCGCCGCTGATGGCACGCAAGACGCCATCCGTCGTGTAGTTGGCGCCCGCGAAGGAGCTGAAGATGACGTCTGGGATTCCATCGCCGTTCACCTCCACGACGATGGGCGTCATCATGACCTGCTTGTGCTGTGGCAGGAGGGTGCTTCCACTCCAAGCCCACTCCAGTTCCGGCTCGAAGTTGGGATTGAAGGGCGGTTGGACCACGCACTCGCCATTGGCCGCTGCTTCGGCCTGTCCCAGCGGAGGCTGTGGCTGTCCCTCCTCCCGGGTCTGGCCACAGGCATTCATCAAGAACAGAGCGACGGCGGACAACCGGATGTCAGCCGTCAATAACGGTGATTTCCTTCGCTGCTTCACGGGGGCCATGCTTCCTCGTTTCACGCTGCACGGGTTGGCAGCGCCAGGAGTTGGCCGGGGTATATTGAAAGCCCATAAATTCCAGCAACTGGG
This DNA window, taken from Corallococcus coralloides DSM 2259, encodes the following:
- a CDS encoding FG-GAP-like repeat-containing protein, translating into MAPVKQRRKSPLLTADIRLSAVALFLMNACGQTREEGQPQPPLGQAEAAANGECVVQPPFNPNFEPELEWAWSGSTLLPQHKQVMMTPIVVEVNGDGIPDVIFSSFAGANYTTDGVLRAISGADGSELWTVTDPALRVRGAASVAGADIDGDGLVELCAMPSSGGGILCFENTGAFKFRTEGTLNNWGGVSFSDLDGDGTVEIINGNQVFSNTGVLKWSGMDGMGGQSTGPISFAADIDGDGLREVVNGRAIYRHDGTLKCRNTNIGHGLAGVANFDSDPHGEVVVVSAGRVSLMDDDCTLLWTQVLPGGGNGGAPNIADFDADGLPEIGVAGATRYTVFETNGTIKWSSPVQDGSSNMTGSSTFDFEGDGKAEVVYADEVRLRIYDGATGAVRFSVEHASGTTYENPLIVDVDGDDNAEIVVASNNYGFPGATGIRVFRDRSDGWVNTRRIWNQHAYSVTHINDDGTVPTHPIDNWRTPGLNTFRSNSQGTGSTNPFAAADVTVTEVSAGCDRTTGALSLNAHVYNQGDAAVSAGLPVAFYLGNPTAGGTLLGVATLPSVLTAGHGAVATLLLASAPGGTAEIWAVADNDGTGVGRETECVETNNSGSAPVSLACSTNVPPVAVCKDVTVSASAITCSAQASVDDGSHDPDQQPSPLILTQSPSGPFGPGSHSVSLTVSDGQSSDSCTATVTVVDTTAPVITCPAERIVEATGPEGAFVIPGEATASDACGATISGPSAGTYPLGTTAVTYTATDAAGLSASCTTAIHVVNHDSAPPDLTMCNMPRYTSAEVIKACGWATPGSSGSAISAVLLTIDGGAPLRLTPDLSGGHVVTWLELPEGEHTLTLTVIDTSGGTATRSMEVTVDRTAPVLRVLSPALDVPQPWVVDILTEVTDLTPVRVTANWIHTADVGAGTNIAAHTVAFSSPGYNAVLLQATDAAGNTSEQVIQVLVQ